ACCTGTTTAAATCAGCTCACACAAGCTTCACTGAGGAGATGTTAGAACTGAGCGTTTATCTTCTaaagaacataaaaatgttCCCAAACGTTGTTCTCATAAATCTGTTAAAATCTTATTTACTCTGCTTATAAAGATGTTATAACTCTGTATTACCTCATAACGCCAGGCTTGAGCACGGCTGTTAATTACAGCTCACCGTTCGTAAGGACTCTTTATGTCGCTTTGTAACTCTACATAACTCAACATAACTCataacattctgttttcctatttaagcttagacaaaaatgtataaatagtaactcctcctttcgagccacatgcaccaaattcggatatgttgtagacgctggtctgaagtttgttgctctgacttttctaagcgatccgagtaccagtacttccggtaccgggtctcagagtggccttttttcccatagactcccattataaactttggaggtttataactcggcaagttttcaaactatctacaccaaactcgaccagctcctttagggtgataatttaaacaaagttttaatttggtgcaccgactggccttccggttgtgccgcagctcCGCCCCCAatataagcaaaatcaaaaaatttCCACTTCattgacatgtcatatatcaaaacactcaggacAATGAGGGTAATTGCGTCACAGGTATTCAGATCATGTCACTTGCTTATGTctgctcgcctccaaaagtattggcaccctagcggtccagtagctttcacaagcTTTCTGTCCACCTGCCTCAAAAAGTCACACATACCCATATGTGCAGTCGcttccaaaaagcaccggcctttgcaaatacttgcaccatcaaagccaacatcaaagtttgtcacgacgaactttacaaatctagtttcagACTGCAATTCAGAGTTTATGGCGTGTTATGAAGTTCCTGAAGCTCTTTATTAAACCTTTCTTATCACCTTTCCGATTCAGATGTAAGGTTGTGTAACTTGTgcaattttgtgcattttttgcaTGAAATATTATTCACCTGATGTGGAGTTTATATATCGGTGTGTATCACAGGTTTATGAAGCATGAGATTttatgttcctctctctgtttGCTTCTGGTTTGATTTCTTCTTGGACTGAACAGGATTTCACAAATAGAACATGTTTACTcacaatataatatttacacGGACGAGGCGAGTTCAGCTGGGAGAGTTATAAATGTCCTGGGACACGTCATGAGGCCAGGTGCACTGGGCGAGGTCTCCTTCTCACCTCCTTCTCACCTCCTTCTCACCTCCATCTCACCTTCTCAGACGTTCAAATAACACTGAGTCATCTTCTCAAGCAGGCTGATATTTGATAACGGGGAAAAGTCTAAACGCAGCATTACATTTACACTGAGGGATGTGTGAAGGATTCCAGCATCTATCactctcatttatttatctcatatctcatctatctatctcactttatctctatatctctctttctatctcgtATCTCATCTGTCTCTGTTGCATCACTCACTTTAACTCTCTTACTGGATTTTTGGGGTTTAAAGAATAGATTCGTGTTTTATTGGACCTATGAGGCTCATGTAGCCACATCAGCAGCAGGCTCagggaggaggcgtggcctgaaATCTGAAGGCGGAGTTATACATGAGAAGAGATGCGACGATGGGAAGGTTTGACGATATAAACTTGCTGTAGATCTCTCTAGATGTATACAGTAAACATACGGACCAGAGTGACACCACAGTGCATTAAACCTTCTTATGTGAgtcatttccaaaaaaaatatattttaatttccattttaaaaagaagaaaaaatgatgAATCCATTATCATGGAATCACTGAAAGCTGATCGACTCCTCTGTCACTAAATCTCTTAAACAGGTGAAATAATTAACACTgagactaaaataaaacattctggtTCATCTTCTAAAGGCAGAAGAGTCATTTTGTGTAAATTACATGCAAGCGATGATGTAATATAACCACAGATAGTCATTATCTTACATGTCAAGCAGTACCGGAGTCAGGACACGTCAGGACAGATTAACTTCTAAAGATGATTCTTCAGCAGCTCTTCATCACTCGTTATATCTGAGCATGAGTAAAGATACACAAGGTTTTGTCGCTGGTCTTCCACAAAGGTGGTTCTTTGGTACCTTCTAGAGCTGATTTACAGAATTAAGAGTTTAGGACAAATTGTGGCTTCTGAATTTtttactgaatactgaatactatctgtgtgtgtgtgtgtgtgtgtgtgtgtgtgtgtgtgttacagcgcTATGACTCAGTGAACAGCGTCCCGAGCAGCGCTTCCTCCATCCAGGATTCCTTCGGAAGCAGCCGCAGCATAGGTGACTCTCCCAGTGATGGAAAACCTGTGAAGCTTTTTATCGCTCAGAGGACTGAAGGTTTTCTATGAGatctaattattttttgttgtttgttcaaATTCTTTACAGAATCCAGCACAGTGTCGAGTGATGAGCGCGAGAGGGATTTggggaaggtgtgtgtgcgtgtgagctACCAGGAGGCGGTGGAGCAGGTGTGGATCACGCTGGTGCAGGTAGGATTACAGCTGAGTGCTGAGGAGTCACTGtgaggagcacacacacacacacacacacacacacacacacacacacacacacacacacacacacagagtctttGTGTTCACTCTCATCCTCCTCAATACACCCTCTGTCCAAcacacagcatcacacacagtctccactttcagcttttcctttctttgacctttctctctttctcctgtttCCATAACttccctttatctctctctctctcccactctctctctcccccactctctctctctctctctctctctctctctctctatctgtgtctctctctctctctgtctctctctctctctctctctctctctctctctctctctctctctcacacacacacacacacacatttatttcttcttgcCTCTTCACTATTCTTTATTTTGATGCTTTTACTTTCCTCCTTATTTTCTCCTGACTTGTTATTACCCTTtgctccttttctctctccctcttttttatAACTATTTTTCCCTTTGTcacttttattctctctctctgtcctagTTTGTGATTTTCTCTTCTTcgcatttttctttctgtttttatttgtttattattagttctTGTGTTAGAatgttatttctgtttctatttaaacctctttttattttattttatttattttattttattttgaaaaaaaccCCACTTTCCACATGACAAGCCCCCCCCCCCATCACCACCCCACCCCCCTTATTGACTGGCAccaattttcttttcctttaatcTCCCCAAGTTATGTGTTcaattttgtcttttcttttttttcttttctcacatGCTTTCTTCATATTGCTTTTTTCTTTGGGCTTTCACATGTCAGAATTCTTTTGCTCTATAACTCCTTTTCTTgctcctctccctccctccctctctctcttaacAAAATCTGTGATCAATGATCtgtgattttattatataaagatataCATAACCCTGAGTTCAGAAAAGTGATAAATGATAAAACTCAGAATAaagatttgattatttatattaaatacttttattagtaattatttatatttgaatcaGTGTTGAATTGTTTTTTTGGAAAGAATTCTTCGGGCTCACTGTGAAACCGGAACCAAATCCTGAACacagtctgtttctctctctctcactgtgtgtgtgtgtctgtgtgtgtgtgtgtctgtgtctgtgtgtgtcagtgtaaggatctgtgtgtgtactcgGATGGTGGCGAGCAGCAGAGGGTCGGCTTTAAGGGGGTCATCACCATGGCGAAGCCTGTGCAGTTTAAGACTTCAATAAAAGAGGCAACACCAGTGAGAGACAGAGcttttgttacacacacacacacacacacacacacacacacacacacacacacacacacacattgttcacCATAACACACAGAAAACTCCTGGAAAACACTACACACCAGTTTTCTATAGCTGGTACATGAGGAATGATGAAGAGGAGTCAGTCACCACacacaatttaattaaaataaaaaaaaccctttctaGACAAGTTTAAAGACTGAGAAGATGATTGACACGTCTCATATCAACACGAGCATCCGGTCGGCGCCTGCGTAAGTCGTCACGTCACTTTCTGTTTCCTCTGTTTCAGGACGTGGTGTTTATGGAGACCTTTGTGTTCACTCTGAACCTGGAGCAGCTGCGCAGTTGTGCATTGGTGCTGCGcctgcagacacacacccctCGCAAACGCACGCAGGGCGAATGTGTGTTATCTCTCCGCACGCTCACTTTGCAGGAGACCGAGCACTATCTGGAGCTGAATCCACCCTGTAAAACACACGTGAGTGTGAGCTCACCGTGACGCCACGCTCGTCTCTCACGTGttctcactcacaaactcacctCTCTGTCCTCACACCGTCAGAGCTTTAGAGCCCATAAACTTTCAAGCCTTTTCACATGATTAAAATTTCCTGATGTCATGACTGTGTTATAAAGAGTGATCATGAACATGAATAAGTGGAGAAGGAAAGGAGATCAGACGTCAACGTTAGACACTGATTAGACGTCCAGTGTGGAgtttgtgagtgttgtgttgttgtttacatCGACTCTGTTTGTGTAGGTTTGTCACGCAGAGCTCCAGGTATCCACCTGCTTCCAGCCCGTCAGCAGCCGGATCCAGCTCCAGATCCTCAGCGCTCAGAACctaccttcatcatcatcgctCCTCACACAGAGTGAGTCACGTCTGTCTCTTAATCCACAAAACCTTTGCAGTGtgctgttattgaaaaataattagCGCAGTAACGATGTTTGTatttagccccgcctcctcaTTTGATTAACACGTCACTTGTTTTCCTCTTCAGGTTTCTTCGTGAAAGTCGAGATGTTCAGTGACGGACGCTTTATAATGAAGAGGAAGACGAAGCTGGCGAAGCCGTCCGGAGGGAAGGTGCAGTGGGCGGAGTCAGTGCTCCTGCCAATCACCAGTCAGGACTACAACGTCCAGCTGTCAGTCAAACTCTACGGCCGTGGATCTATACGCAGGAAATACCTGCTCGGTCAGGTGGGTGTTGTGATCAGGACGTGCTCAGCAATGGTCActagtgtaacacacagcacatataaataaatgtggatTTTAGCAAGACAGATTGTGATTGGTTATAATGACGAGGAGGCGGGATTTGTAAAAGCACAGAATATGTTGTAATACAGCTTTAATGttccaaagcactgacactggagactccttctgtaaatgttaaacaaacatctcaTTAAAGAATTGTTAATTGCTCCTATTGCGTCATAACTgtgcttatatttaaatatctggAGTGTaaattacatcacacacacacacacacatacacacacaagtgttcAGGTTATTATGTAACAAAACACACTCCAGCCTGGTCTGAACAAGGTCGAACATTTACAGGCTTATCACCGAGACGTGAGCTCACACCCTGCAGCAACGTCACGTCACACTGCAGCACagagtaaaagtgtgtgttccATCTGTTCGTACACGTGTGTAAAATGTTAATACATCAAAACTCCAACATCTTCTGTTACTGATTCGCTCATGTGTGCAGGTCTTCCTGGGTATCGACAGCTCATCACCGGACGCCGTGCAGCAGTGGACCGACTCCATCACACACCCAGAGAAAGTGGTTACAGCTTGGCACAGACTGAGCcactcctgagagagagagagagagagagagagagaggtgtggggggagggaggggggtgcggggagagagggggggtggagagagaggggtgcggggagagagagagagagagagagatgacgaAAGACACTGAACATGGGACTggagcaatacacacacacacacatacacacacacaaacacacacattacagacacacacacacatacacacacacacatacacacacacaaacacacacattacagacacacacacacacacatacacacacacacacatacacacacacacacacacacatacacacacatacacacacacacatacacacacacacacacagacacacacacagtatatatttatttacactgggTCTCTTTCTCAAATCCAGTTGCTGATGATGAGTGACTGCGTTTTGTTCAGCAGATTATCGGgttaaattgttgttttttaaattacacactAATATCATGTAGAGTTTGGTGGGCGtggctaaatgtaaatgtaccgtGAACATGATGGCGTTcgttaaaaaaaatgagtgagatgtTTGTAAATCTGGAGTCCAGAAATATTTTCCCTGACAGATTCAAACCTGCTGCTCtttatgtgtacagtacagagtgtgtatgtgtgtgtgtgtgtgtgtgtgtgtgtgtgtgtgtgttaacaatgtgtattttattctttgtctCTGAATAACTCTAGTTATACTGTATAGATTTACAAAGTAAAATGTTGTCATGAATATTTACATGTCACACGTCACTGTGTcgtgtttattattaacctgAATGAGTGACTTACTCTCTcgttcatttctgtttatttcagttaaagtggagggtgtggcttctgtacctGTCACTCTTaataaagtgggtgtggcctcagtataTGTCA
The Tachysurus vachellii isolate PV-2020 chromosome 6, HZAU_Pvac_v1, whole genome shotgun sequence genome window above contains:
- the LOC132846842 gene encoding tandem C2 domains nuclear protein produces the protein MALECIKNCCKVFLVKEKEPEPQIITVRPFPTLPEANVKKNVLGVSEDYLLSKLPPDGKEIPFVLPSYRSSYIQPQETQYSIYQAGLQGSARATYADRKAELSSAAQFTYDPTSPVNPGHVISYISPRTVRRPPLRGGHVSAFEQSVKQRLSASMLDLSSPHGHIQRYDSVNSVPSSASSIQDSFGSSRSIESSTVSSDERERDLGKVCVRVSYQEAVEQVWITLVQCKDLCVYSDGGEQQRVGFKGVITMAKPVQFKTSIKEATPDVVFMETFVFTLNLEQLRSCALVLRLQTHTPRKRTQGECVLSLRTLTLQETEHYLELNPPCKTHVCHAELQVSTCFQPVSSRIQLQILSAQNLPSSSSLLTQSFFVKVEMFSDGRFIMKRKTKLAKPSGGKVQWAESVLLPITSQDYNVQLSVKLYGRGSIRRKYLLGQVFLGIDSSSPDAVQQWTDSITHPEKVVTAWHRLSHS